From a single Pseudorasbora parva isolate DD20220531a chromosome 15, ASM2467924v1, whole genome shotgun sequence genomic region:
- the LOC137041063 gene encoding galectin-3: MSCPSSGQQGFYPQIPQQTAGTVWPGQPGQPCQPCWSCQPSQPTWPVQPTQPGWPNPSTMQPMQPMQPMQPMQPMQPNPSMQPMQPMQPNPSMQPMQPMQPSPSMQPMQPLQPMQPMQPSPSMQPMQPSPSMQPMQPSPSMQPMQPMQPIQPAQPNPLAQVPTPTGYPPSPVPPAWHGNPGQPGWPGQGPAGGTPQQWPPAPVTAPVVVPFNMNFPRGVYDKLMLTIRGQIKPDAKMFTINFLRGNDIALHINPRFSEGGKAVLVRNHKLGEHWGKEERDLLAPFPFMPGHHFEMKILCTFTEFKVAVNNTPSFDFKHRIREVNQIDRINILHDIILTSVTVDTLN; this comes from the exons ATGAGTTGCCCGTCCTCCGGTCAGCAGGGCTTTTACCCTCAGATCCCTCAGCAAACGGCCGGTACTGTATGGCCTGGTCAACCCGGTCAACCCTGCCAACCCTGCTGGTCCTGCCAACCCAGTCAGCCAACCTGGCCGGTCCAACCCACCCAACCAGGCTGGCCAAACCCTTCAACAATGCAACCAATGCAACCAATGCAACCAATGCAACCAATGCAACCAATGCAACCCAACCCATCAATGCAACCAATGCAACCAATGCAACCCAACCCATCAATGCAACCAATGCAACCAATGCAACCCAGCCCATCAATGCAACCAATGCAACCATTGCAACCAATGCAGCCAATGCAACCCAGCCCATCAATGCAACCAATGCAACCCAGCCCATCAATGCAACCAATGCAACCCAGCCCATCAATGCAACCAATGCAACCAATGCAACCAATACAACCGGCGCAACCCAACCCACTTGCTCAGGTACCCACCCCAACGGGTTACCCACCATCTCCAGTCCCGCCAGCGTGGCACGGTAATCCTGGTCAGCCCGGTTGGCCCGGTCAGGGACCCGCAGGAGGAACCCCACAGCAATGGCCACCGGCACCAGTGACCGCTCCTGTA GTGGTTCCTTTCAACATGAACTTCCCCCGTGGCGTCTATGACAAGCTAATGCTAACTATCAGAGGACAGATTAAACCAGATGCTAAAAT GTTCACGATCAACTTCCTGCGCGGTAACGACATCGCCCTTCACATCAACCCGCGGTTCAGCGAAGGAGGGAAAGCGGTTCTGGTGCGCAACCATAAACTGGGCGAGCACTGGGGCAAAGAGGAGCGCGACCTGCTGGCACCCTTCCCCTTCATGCCGGGACATCACTTTGAG ATGAAGATCCTCTGCACCTTCACCGAGTTCAAGGTGGCCGTCAACAACACGCCCAGCTTTGACTTTAAGCACCGAATCAGGGAGGTCAACCAGATCGACCGCATCAACATCCTGCATGACATCATCCTCACGTCCGTCACCGTGGATACACTGAACTGA
- the LOC137041064 gene encoding putative uncharacterized protein FLJ45035, which yields MGSYGKLWEATGSYGKLWEVMGSYGKLWEATGSYGKLREVMGSYGKLWEAMGSYRKLWEAMGSYGKLWEAMGSYGKLREAVGSYGKLREAVGSYGKLREVMGSYGKLWEAMGSYGKLREVMGSYGKLWEAMGSYRKLWEAMGSYGKLREAVGSYGKLWEVMGSYGKVWEVMGSCGKLWEATGSYVMCQAR from the coding sequence ATGGGAAGCTATGGGAAGTTATGGGAAGCTACGGGAAGTTATGGGAAGCTATGGGAAGTTATGGGAAGCTACGGGAAGTTATGGGAAGCTACGGGAAGTTATGGGAAGCTACGGGAAGTTATGGGAAGCTACGGGAAGCTGTGGGAAGCTATGGGAAGCTATAGGAAGCTGTGGGAAGCTATGGGAAGTTATGGGAAGCTGTGGGAAGCTATGGGAAGCTACGGGAAGCTACGGGAAGCTGTGGGAAGTTATGGGAAGCTACGGGAAGCTGTGGGAAGTTATGGGAAGCTACGGGAAGTTATGGGAAGCTACGGGAAGCTGTGGGAAGCTATGGGAAGCTATGGGAAGCTACGGGAAGTTATGGGAAGCTACGGGAAGCTGTGGGAAGCTATGGGAAGCTATAGGAAGCTGTGGGAAGCTATGGGAAGTTATGGGAAGCTACGGGAAGCTGTGGGAAGCTACGGGAAGCTGTGGGAAGTTATGGGAAGTTATGGGAAGGTATGGGAAGTTATGGGAAGCTGTGGGAAGCTGTGGGAAGCTACGGGAAGTTATGTAATGTGTCAGGCGAGATGA